A single Deltaproteobacteria bacterium DNA region contains:
- a CDS encoding ribbon-helix-helix domain-containing protein — MREPMRTISLKIPARLDRLLTVLARRRGTSRSAVLREALDALAGIEEHSFAAGAADLAGRVEGPSDLSTSERHLEGFGE, encoded by the coding sequence ATGAGAGAGCCGATGCGGACGATCTCCCTGAAGATTCCGGCGCGCCTCGACCGCCTGCTGACGGTCCTGGCCCGGCGCCGCGGCACCTCGCGCTCAGCCGTGCTTCGGGAGGCGCTCGATGCCCTGGCCGGTATCGAGGAGCACTCCTTCGCCGCGGGCGCCGCGGACCTGGCGGGGCGTGTCGAGGGACCATCGGACCTCTCCACCTCCGAGCGCCACCTCGAGGGTTTCGGCGAGTGA
- a CDS encoding PIN domain-containing protein — protein MKQALIDTGPIVAFLNRRDRHHEWARTELSSLRPPLLTCEPVLAEACFLLRNTEGGADAVLELVARDLLRVQFEVAEEIEALRSLMKKYASVPMSLADACLVRATELHKDSTVLTLDEDFRVYRRNRGQAIPVIMPS, from the coding sequence GTGAAGCAGGCCCTGATCGACACGGGCCCCATCGTCGCCTTCTTGAACCGCCGCGACCGCCATCACGAGTGGGCCCGGACCGAGCTCTCGAGTCTGCGCCCTCCCCTCCTCACCTGCGAGCCCGTCCTGGCCGAGGCCTGCTTCCTGCTGCGAAACACCGAGGGTGGCGCGGATGCCGTGCTCGAGCTCGTCGCTCGCGACCTGCTGCGGGTGCAGTTCGAGGTCGCCGAGGAGATCGAGGCCCTCCGCTCCCTGATGAAGAAGTACGCCAGCGTGCCGATGTCCCTCGCCGACGCCTGCCTCGTCCGGGCGACCGAGCTCCACAAGGACAGCACCGTGCTCACCCTCGACGAGGACTTCCGCGTCTACCGGCGCAACCGGGGGCAGGCGATCCCGGTGATCATGCCGAGCTAG
- a CDS encoding AAA family ATPase has protein sequence MSAPPLALEISRLWSAGWPFLQLETSEEARGLRLIEQVAGLRGATLLRWSATRGLDGRPELDRPEAALEAFLAGEEASLLVLRDLHPYAADPLLVRHLRDRADELTASGRCVVFLGPAFSLPPELSAEVVQVLVPPPDAEELRAMLAELGGTAAAHQDALIAAALGLGENAAHRAFVAAVTQPGEDVVAPVLAEKRRHLRDAFALEVVEPDFGFEDVGGLDTLKRWLAEREQAFTAGAREFGLPLPRGVLLLGVQGCGKSLSAKAVSSHWRLPLLRLDLGAVFGGELPPEAGLRRALRVSEAFGPAVLWIDEIEKGFAGADASMGSVDPTTTRVLATFLTWMQEKEAPVFVVATANEVAGLPPELLRRGRFDEIFFVDLPEDPDRREILAVHLRRRGRDPADFPLESLVDQTRYHSGAELEQVVVSGLYRAFNAGRELEPQDLARAAADLVPLYRTYEERVKALRAWARDRARPAGRQDQVVDILLSGKR, from the coding sequence ATGAGCGCGCCCCCCCTGGCCCTCGAGATCTCGAGGCTCTGGTCCGCGGGCTGGCCCTTCCTCCAGCTCGAGACCAGCGAGGAGGCCCGGGGGCTACGGCTGATCGAGCAGGTCGCCGGGCTGCGGGGGGCCACCCTCCTGCGCTGGTCGGCGACCCGGGGGCTCGACGGCCGGCCCGAGCTCGACCGGCCCGAGGCGGCCCTCGAGGCCTTCCTCGCCGGGGAGGAGGCCAGCCTGCTGGTCCTCCGGGATCTCCACCCCTACGCCGCCGATCCCCTCCTCGTCCGCCACCTGCGGGATCGCGCCGACGAGCTCACCGCGAGCGGCCGCTGCGTCGTCTTCCTCGGGCCCGCCTTCTCCCTCCCGCCCGAGCTCTCCGCCGAGGTCGTGCAGGTGCTCGTCCCGCCCCCCGACGCCGAGGAGCTGCGCGCGATGCTCGCCGAGCTCGGCGGCACCGCCGCGGCCCACCAGGATGCCCTGATCGCCGCGGCCCTCGGCCTCGGGGAGAACGCGGCGCACCGGGCCTTCGTCGCCGCCGTCACCCAGCCGGGCGAGGACGTGGTGGCGCCGGTCCTCGCCGAGAAGCGCCGTCACCTGCGGGACGCCTTCGCCCTCGAGGTGGTGGAGCCCGACTTCGGCTTCGAGGACGTGGGCGGCCTCGACACCCTCAAGCGCTGGCTCGCCGAGCGCGAGCAGGCCTTCACCGCCGGCGCCCGGGAGTTCGGCCTGCCCCTGCCCCGGGGCGTGCTCCTCCTCGGCGTGCAGGGCTGCGGCAAGAGCCTCTCGGCCAAGGCGGTCTCCTCGCACTGGCGCCTGCCCCTGCTGCGCCTCGATCTGGGGGCCGTCTTCGGGGGCGAGCTGCCCCCGGAGGCAGGGCTGCGCCGGGCGCTGCGGGTCTCCGAGGCCTTCGGGCCGGCCGTGCTCTGGATCGACGAGATCGAGAAGGGCTTCGCCGGCGCCGACGCCTCGATGGGCAGCGTCGATCCCACCACCACCCGGGTCCTGGCCACCTTCCTCACCTGGATGCAGGAGAAGGAGGCGCCGGTCTTCGTGGTCGCCACGGCCAACGAGGTGGCGGGCCTGCCTCCCGAGCTGCTGCGGCGGGGGCGCTTCGACGAGATCTTCTTCGTCGATCTGCCGGAGGACCCCGATCGCAGGGAGATCCTCGCGGTGCACCTGCGCCGGAGGGGGCGCGACCCGGCGGACTTCCCCCTCGAGAGCCTGGTCGATCAGACGCGCTACCACTCCGGCGCCGAGCTCGAGCAGGTCGTGGTCTCGGGCCTCTACCGGGCCTTCAACGCCGGCCGGGAGCTCGAGCCCCAGGATCTCGCCCGGGCGGCCGCCGACCTGGTGCCCCTCTATCGGACCTACGAGGAGCGGGTGAAGGCGCTGCGGGCCTGGGCCCGCGATCGCGCCCGGCCGGCCGGCCGCCAGGACCAGGTCGTCGACATCTTGCTCTCCGGCAAGCGCTAG
- a CDS encoding ATPase, T2SS/T4P/T4SS family yields MNPESEEGRVASGSEGVEIPLDPHARDFDLELVSAILVEAGAIDEDSRREVLVRARTQRGRLQKERGGLLSTRGHYEVSPIELVASLQLPDGTGREEVLDEDRITLLVAERIGVESQKIDPLKLDAQLITSTVSRAYARRHGCLPIGQRAGELLLAVVNPWDRELLENVRHITGTEVRPVLCSKADILRSITDVHGFRKSVTAAMSESSGATVLPDIGNLEQLVQLSDHEALEANDRPVVNAVEYLLHYAFDQRASDIHIEPRREFTQVRMRIDGVLHDIYRIPRALHAPVSSRVKVLARLDVAEKRRPQDGRIKTGRGDREVELRVSTVPVAFGEKVVIRVFDPEVLLQDLEDLGFYADELEQFERWISRPNGLILVTGPTGAGKTTTLYSSLQAINRPDINVVTIEDPVEMVCEAFNQISVQRGIGLDFSKALRHVLRQDPDVIMVGEIRDTETAQHAVQAALTGHLVLSTLHTNDSAGAVVRLRDLGVPPFLLGGTLIGSMAQRLVRRVCRGCVQEVPLNHEQLAALGVAHPEDHVGRVVAREGKGCPKCRGTGYLGRSGVFELFEMTPKIGIAVAEGADARTLREIARADGMQDLREHVIRKLADGVTSFSEVLRVTVES; encoded by the coding sequence GTGAATCCTGAGAGCGAGGAGGGGAGGGTGGCCTCCGGGAGCGAGGGGGTGGAGATCCCCTTGGACCCCCATGCCCGGGACTTCGACCTGGAGCTCGTCAGCGCGATCCTCGTCGAGGCGGGCGCGATCGACGAGGACTCCCGGCGGGAGGTGCTGGTGCGGGCCCGCACCCAGCGCGGGCGGCTCCAGAAGGAGCGGGGCGGGCTCCTCTCGACCCGGGGGCACTACGAGGTCTCCCCCATCGAGCTGGTGGCCTCCCTCCAGCTGCCGGACGGAACGGGCCGGGAAGAGGTCCTCGACGAGGACCGGATCACCCTGCTGGTGGCCGAGCGGATCGGCGTGGAGAGCCAGAAGATCGATCCGCTCAAGCTCGACGCCCAGCTGATCACCAGCACCGTCAGCCGGGCCTATGCCCGCCGCCACGGCTGCCTGCCCATCGGCCAGCGGGCCGGCGAGCTCCTCCTGGCGGTGGTGAACCCCTGGGACCGCGAGCTGCTGGAGAACGTCCGGCACATCACCGGCACCGAGGTGCGCCCGGTCCTCTGCTCGAAGGCGGACATCCTCCGCTCGATCACCGACGTCCACGGCTTCCGCAAGAGCGTCACGGCGGCGATGAGCGAGAGCAGCGGCGCCACCGTGCTGCCCGACATCGGCAACCTCGAGCAGCTGGTGCAGCTCTCCGATCACGAGGCCCTCGAGGCGAACGACCGGCCCGTCGTCAACGCCGTCGAGTACCTCCTGCACTACGCCTTCGATCAGCGGGCCTCGGACATCCACATCGAGCCCCGGCGGGAGTTCACCCAGGTCCGGATGCGGATCGATGGCGTGCTCCACGACATCTACCGGATCCCCCGGGCCCTCCACGCGCCCGTGAGCTCGCGGGTGAAGGTGCTCGCGCGGCTCGACGTCGCCGAGAAGCGGCGCCCCCAGGACGGACGGATCAAGACCGGCCGCGGCGATCGCGAGGTCGAGCTGCGGGTCTCCACGGTCCCGGTGGCCTTCGGCGAGAAGGTGGTCATCCGGGTCTTCGATCCCGAGGTGCTCCTGCAGGACCTCGAGGACCTCGGCTTCTACGCGGACGAGCTCGAGCAGTTCGAGCGCTGGATCAGCCGGCCCAACGGGCTGATCCTCGTCACCGGGCCCACCGGCGCCGGCAAGACCACGACCCTCTACTCCTCGCTCCAGGCCATCAACCGCCCGGACATCAACGTCGTGACCATCGAGGATCCGGTGGAGATGGTCTGTGAGGCCTTCAACCAGATCAGCGTGCAGCGGGGCATCGGTCTCGACTTCTCGAAGGCCCTGCGCCACGTCCTGCGGCAGGACCCCGACGTGATCATGGTGGGCGAGATCCGGGACACGGAGACCGCCCAGCACGCGGTGCAGGCTGCCCTCACCGGGCACCTCGTGCTCTCCACCCTCCACACCAACGACTCGGCGGGGGCGGTGGTGCGGCTGCGCGATCTGGGCGTGCCGCCCTTCCTCCTGGGGGGCACCCTCATCGGCTCCATGGCGCAGCGGCTGGTCCGGCGGGTCTGCCGGGGCTGCGTGCAGGAGGTGCCCCTGAACCACGAGCAGCTGGCGGCCCTGGGCGTCGCCCACCCCGAGGACCACGTCGGCCGGGTCGTCGCCCGGGAGGGCAAGGGTTGCCCGAAGTGCCGGGGCACGGGCTACCTCGGGCGCAGCGGGGTCTTCGAGCTCTTCGAGATGACACCCAAGATCGGGATCGCGGTCGCCGAGGGCGCCGATGCCCGGACGCTGCGCGAGATCGCCCGCGCCGACGGGATGCAGGATCTCCGCGAGCACGTGATCCGCAAGCTGGCCGACGGCGTGACCTCCTTCAGCGAGGTCCTGAGGGTGACGGTGGAGTCATGA
- a CDS encoding phosphodiester glycosidase family protein — MSPRLLALLLLGLASIAGCREDSGSWRPLGRGVAAAQLRAPGDVEVQAVRVDLGGADVRVIDARRPGRERATVDRLREETEGAVAVVNGGFFDPSGKPLGLVLADGRERNRLRNVDWGVFWVAGTTAGVVHTDQWATAKPPGVREALQSGPRLVVAGKALKLKKQTARRTVACVPKPRQVVLLTTEAIDAAILAEWLAREPEQGGLGCWHALNLDGGPSTQLSLKAGEHSVEVEGGWGVPNGLAVVIRAP, encoded by the coding sequence GTGAGCCCGCGGCTGCTGGCGCTGCTCCTCCTCGGCCTCGCGTCGATCGCCGGCTGCCGCGAGGACTCCGGCAGCTGGCGGCCGCTCGGCCGGGGGGTCGCCGCGGCGCAGCTCCGGGCGCCCGGGGACGTCGAGGTGCAGGCCGTGCGGGTGGACCTCGGCGGCGCCGACGTCCGCGTGATCGACGCCCGCCGGCCGGGGCGGGAGCGCGCGACCGTCGATCGCCTGCGCGAGGAGACCGAGGGCGCGGTGGCCGTCGTCAACGGCGGCTTCTTCGACCCCTCGGGCAAGCCCCTGGGCCTGGTCCTGGCCGACGGCCGGGAGCGCAACCGCCTGCGCAACGTCGACTGGGGGGTCTTCTGGGTGGCGGGCACCACCGCCGGGGTCGTGCACACCGATCAGTGGGCGACCGCCAAGCCCCCGGGCGTGCGCGAGGCCCTGCAGTCGGGGCCCCGGCTGGTGGTCGCCGGCAAGGCCCTCAAGCTCAAGAAGCAGACCGCCCGTCGCACGGTGGCCTGCGTGCCGAAGCCGCGCCAGGTGGTGCTCCTCACCACCGAGGCGATCGACGCCGCGATCCTGGCCGAGTGGCTCGCCCGTGAGCCCGAGCAGGGGGGGCTCGGCTGCTGGCACGCCCTGAACCTCGACGGCGGACCCTCGACCCAGCTCTCCCTGAAGGCCGGTGAGCACTCCGTCGAGGTCGAGGGCGGCTGGGGCGTCCCCAACGGCCTCGCCGTCGTGATCCGGGCGCCCTAG
- a CDS encoding Hsp70 family protein → MTANGPQTLRLRLPLTGVEAFVRAWAPKVEEGCLLLPLRKDWAAGTLVRFELLDAEGERLLLGEGKVAELAPARPGAGLLLRLTRMDASSKERWRQVLQLARAGAAPGEPEPEPEPEPEPQPEPQPAPEPEPDEPFTDPSALPPELEEGPTDPGTRPDARLALRPQDEGEDEDEDEGATLVARPEELFGAASDDSTQVTAPPVRRSREVLLVGDTDRDTVVGRPSRQRRSEATDPEGEAMDARLELAGEGEDEDERTQSITSRQPTPAPRRKKKPKVPWYTESQEVALPEALEEGRDPTLTGVFAEEGDEDGPILGIDLGTCRVLAAIADERGVRCLPLDKAGRGLPAVVASGKGGQVLVGASALARRLEQPAETVSGSKRLLGRRFHAPVVQELAEGLPYQLVPDEGGGVAVALAAHTLSVIDINARILGAVKAGAELALGQGCSRAVVSVPAYFGDAGRSAVRQAGLEAGLEVLKIVSEPTAAALAFGYGQKIPGRRVLVYDLGGGTFDVSVLTISGDRFEVVGTGGDNFLGGLDFDLAIVRHLLEAMIRQGGPAEPEPATLERLLTEAEKLKIALSSARALPLEIHGLWRDDAGRSQDLVLEVRREELEGWVEHLIDRTVELTVQTLQEHRLSADQLDDLILVGAQSRMPLVRERLEARLGMEARDGGVDPEQAVALGCALVARNIQQAADPRAAKMELQDILGQNIGLGLPDGRIAPVIERGTRIPCKRTVRVATSEEGQASIELALFQGNVRYTADAEYLGTLAFVELPKRAAGEVQLVVVFDLDEEGLLTVTATEESTGQVISRVLSTVETPDEVEAALQRSSTEIRDLANLVLARERGEGQSTGIFRGIRKLFGGRK, encoded by the coding sequence TTGACCGCCAACGGTCCCCAGACCCTGCGCCTGCGCCTCCCCCTCACGGGGGTCGAGGCCTTCGTGCGGGCCTGGGCGCCGAAGGTGGAGGAGGGCTGCCTGCTCTTGCCCCTCCGGAAGGACTGGGCCGCCGGCACCCTGGTGCGCTTCGAGCTCCTCGACGCCGAGGGCGAGCGTCTCCTCCTCGGTGAGGGGAAGGTGGCCGAGCTCGCCCCCGCGAGGCCGGGCGCGGGGCTCCTGCTGCGCCTCACCCGGATGGACGCGAGCTCGAAGGAGCGCTGGCGCCAGGTCCTCCAGCTCGCGCGCGCCGGGGCGGCCCCGGGCGAGCCGGAGCCCGAGCCCGAGCCGGAGCCCGAGCCCCAGCCCGAGCCGCAGCCGGCGCCCGAGCCCGAGCCGGACGAGCCCTTCACCGATCCCTCCGCCCTCCCGCCCGAGCTCGAGGAGGGCCCCACCGACCCCGGCACCCGGCCCGACGCCCGGCTGGCCCTGCGCCCCCAGGACGAAGGCGAGGACGAGGACGAGGACGAAGGCGCGACCCTGGTGGCCCGGCCGGAGGAGCTCTTCGGGGCGGCCTCCGACGACTCCACCCAGGTGACCGCGCCGCCCGTCCGCCGCTCTCGCGAGGTGCTCCTCGTGGGCGACACCGATCGGGACACCGTCGTGGGCCGGCCCTCTCGCCAGCGCCGGAGCGAGGCGACCGACCCCGAGGGCGAGGCGATGGACGCGCGCCTCGAGCTCGCCGGGGAGGGGGAGGACGAGGACGAGCGCACGCAGTCGATCACCTCCCGGCAGCCCACGCCGGCCCCCCGCCGCAAGAAGAAGCCCAAGGTCCCCTGGTACACCGAGTCCCAGGAGGTCGCGCTCCCCGAGGCGCTCGAGGAGGGTAGGGATCCGACCCTGACCGGGGTCTTCGCCGAGGAGGGGGACGAGGACGGCCCGATCCTCGGCATCGACCTGGGCACCTGCCGGGTCCTGGCCGCCATCGCCGACGAGCGGGGCGTGCGCTGCCTGCCCCTGGACAAGGCCGGCCGGGGGCTGCCCGCGGTGGTGGCCTCCGGCAAGGGGGGGCAGGTGCTGGTCGGCGCCTCGGCCCTGGCGCGGCGGCTGGAGCAGCCCGCCGAGACGGTCTCCGGCAGCAAGCGCCTGCTGGGGCGCCGCTTCCACGCTCCGGTGGTGCAGGAGCTGGCCGAGGGGCTGCCCTACCAGCTGGTCCCCGACGAGGGGGGTGGCGTCGCGGTCGCGCTGGCCGCCCACACCCTCTCGGTCATCGACATCAACGCCCGGATCCTCGGCGCGGTGAAGGCGGGCGCCGAGCTGGCGCTGGGGCAGGGCTGCAGCCGGGCGGTGGTCTCGGTGCCGGCCTACTTCGGAGACGCCGGCCGCTCGGCCGTGCGCCAGGCGGGCCTCGAGGCGGGCCTCGAGGTCCTCAAGATCGTCTCGGAGCCCACCGCCGCGGCGCTGGCCTTCGGCTACGGCCAGAAGATCCCCGGGCGCCGGGTGCTGGTCTACGACCTCGGCGGCGGCACCTTCGACGTCTCGGTGCTGACCATCTCCGGGGATCGCTTCGAGGTCGTGGGCACCGGGGGAGACAACTTCCTGGGCGGCCTGGACTTCGATCTCGCGATCGTCCGGCACCTCCTCGAGGCGATGATCCGCCAGGGGGGGCCGGCCGAACCCGAGCCCGCCACCCTCGAGCGCCTCCTGACCGAGGCCGAGAAGCTGAAGATCGCCCTGAGCTCCGCCCGCGCCTTGCCGCTGGAGATCCACGGGCTCTGGCGGGACGACGCGGGCCGCTCGCAGGATCTCGTGCTCGAGGTGCGCCGCGAGGAGCTCGAGGGCTGGGTCGAGCACCTCATCGATCGCACCGTCGAGCTCACCGTCCAGACCCTGCAGGAGCACCGCCTCTCGGCCGACCAGCTCGACGACCTGATCCTGGTCGGGGCGCAGTCGCGGATGCCCCTGGTCCGCGAGCGCCTCGAGGCGCGGCTGGGGATGGAGGCCCGGGACGGGGGGGTCGATCCCGAGCAGGCGGTGGCCCTGGGCTGCGCCCTGGTGGCGCGGAACATCCAGCAGGCCGCCGATCCCCGGGCCGCGAAGATGGAGCTGCAGGACATCCTCGGCCAGAACATCGGCCTCGGCCTGCCCGATGGGCGCATCGCGCCGGTGATCGAGCGCGGCACCCGGATCCCCTGCAAGCGGACCGTGCGGGTCGCCACCAGTGAGGAGGGGCAGGCCTCGATCGAGCTGGCCCTCTTCCAGGGCAACGTCCGCTACACGGCGGACGCCGAGTACCTGGGCACCCTCGCCTTCGTCGAGCTGCCGAAGCGGGCGGCGGGGGAGGTGCAGCTGGTGGTCGTCTTCGATCTCGACGAGGAGGGGCTGCTCACGGTGACGGCCACCGAGGAGTCCACCGGCCAGGTGATCTCCCGCGTGCTCTCCACCGTCGAGACCCCCGACGAGGTCGAGGCCGCCCTCCAGCGCTCCAGCACCGAGATCCGGGATCTGGCGAACCTCGTCCTGGCCCGGGAGCGGGGCGAGGGTCAGTCCACCGGGATCTTCCGGGGCATCCGCAAGCTCTTCGGGGGCCGCAAGTGA
- the alaS gene encoding alanine--tRNA ligase gives MSALTATEIRNRFLVFFAAHDHRVVRSSSLVPANDPTLLFTNAGMVQFKDVFTGRETRDYQRATSTQKCVRAGGKHNDLENVGVTARHHTFFEMLGNFSFGDYFKEDAIRWSWDFLVGELGLDVDRLTVTVFRDDDEAAEIWERQIRVPRERILRLGEKDNFWQMGDTGPCGPCSEVHYFQGDHLPCSEPTCLGVECECDRHLEVWNLVFMQFDRSADGTLTPLPKPSIDTGMGLERVAAVVAGKDSNYEVDLLRDVIAEVEAASGKTYGGGMSEDDISMRVIADHARATTFLVADGVMPSNEGRGYVLRRIMRRGIRHGKRLGFEEVFLSRICERVVSVMSEAFPELAEQKAFILEVATREEKSFRRTLDRGLRILEQKLEELGDAKELAGADAFLLYDTYGFPLDLTQVILRERGLTVDEIGFQKALDDQKAGSGGKLGAGEAVDDLFLSWAERYGETDFLGYEAEAGEGRVLAMAREGQEVAEASAGQTVELILDRSPFYAESGGQVGDEGTLTAEGFAAKVSQTHKPAGLHVHVCEITEGSLKVEQKVVASVDGERRRKIRANHSATHLLHLALQETLGDHAKQKGSLVAPDLLRFDYAHFEPLSEEETEAIERRVNRLVALNAPSVTEVLGFEEARGKGAMAIFGEKYGDSVRTVRIGEESLELCGGTHVERAGDIGFFKIVSDASIASGIRRIVAVTGEAAVERVLEEERTLRRAGEALKAAPRELAARAEAAVARVKELEREVHRLEQKLATASSSDLLDNLREVHGVKVLATKVEVKEAKGLRELADKLRDRLGSGVVALGAENDGKATLLVAVTKDLTGRLRAGDLVREIAPLVDGRGGGKPDLAQAGGTRPEAIEQALARVYDLIPEA, from the coding sequence ATGTCCGCACTCACCGCCACCGAGATCCGCAACCGCTTCCTCGTCTTCTTCGCCGCCCACGATCACCGGGTCGTGAGGTCCTCCTCCCTGGTCCCCGCCAACGATCCGACCTTGCTCTTCACCAACGCCGGGATGGTGCAGTTCAAGGACGTCTTCACCGGGAGGGAGACCCGCGACTACCAGCGGGCCACCAGCACCCAGAAGTGCGTTCGCGCCGGCGGCAAGCACAACGATCTCGAGAACGTGGGCGTCACCGCCCGCCACCACACCTTCTTCGAGATGCTGGGGAACTTCTCCTTCGGCGACTACTTCAAGGAGGACGCGATCCGCTGGAGCTGGGACTTCCTGGTCGGAGAGCTGGGCCTGGACGTCGACCGCCTCACGGTGACCGTCTTCCGCGACGACGACGAGGCCGCCGAGATCTGGGAGCGGCAGATCAGGGTCCCGAGGGAGCGCATCCTGCGCCTCGGCGAGAAGGACAACTTCTGGCAGATGGGCGACACCGGCCCCTGCGGGCCCTGCTCCGAGGTCCACTACTTCCAGGGCGACCACCTGCCCTGCAGCGAGCCGACCTGCCTGGGCGTCGAGTGCGAGTGCGATCGCCACCTCGAGGTCTGGAACCTCGTCTTCATGCAGTTCGATCGCTCGGCGGACGGCACCCTGACCCCCCTGCCCAAGCCCTCGATCGACACCGGCATGGGCCTCGAGCGGGTCGCGGCGGTCGTCGCCGGCAAGGACAGCAACTACGAGGTCGACCTGCTGCGCGACGTCATCGCCGAGGTCGAGGCGGCCTCCGGCAAGACCTACGGCGGCGGCATGAGCGAGGACGACATCTCGATGCGGGTGATCGCCGACCACGCTCGCGCGACGACCTTCCTGGTCGCCGACGGGGTGATGCCCTCGAACGAGGGGCGCGGCTACGTGCTGCGCCGGATCATGCGGCGGGGCATCCGCCACGGGAAGCGCCTGGGCTTCGAGGAGGTCTTCCTGTCGCGGATCTGCGAGCGGGTCGTCTCGGTGATGAGCGAGGCCTTCCCCGAGCTCGCCGAGCAGAAGGCCTTCATCCTCGAGGTCGCCACCCGCGAGGAGAAGAGCTTCCGGCGCACCCTCGATCGCGGCCTGCGGATCCTCGAGCAGAAGCTCGAGGAGCTGGGGGACGCGAAGGAGCTGGCCGGGGCGGACGCCTTCCTCCTCTACGACACCTACGGCTTCCCGCTCGATCTCACCCAGGTCATCCTCCGGGAGCGTGGCCTCACCGTCGACGAGATCGGCTTCCAGAAGGCCCTCGACGATCAGAAGGCCGGCAGCGGCGGCAAGCTGGGCGCGGGCGAGGCGGTGGACGACCTCTTCCTCTCGTGGGCGGAGCGCTACGGCGAGACCGACTTCCTGGGCTACGAGGCCGAAGCAGGCGAGGGCCGGGTGCTGGCCATGGCCCGGGAGGGCCAGGAGGTCGCCGAGGCCTCGGCGGGCCAGACCGTCGAGCTGATCCTCGACCGCAGCCCCTTCTACGCCGAGAGCGGCGGGCAGGTCGGCGACGAGGGCACGCTCACGGCCGAGGGCTTCGCCGCGAAGGTGAGCCAGACCCACAAGCCCGCGGGCCTCCACGTGCACGTCTGCGAGATCACCGAGGGCAGCCTGAAGGTCGAGCAGAAGGTCGTGGCGAGCGTGGACGGCGAGCGGCGGCGGAAGATCCGCGCGAACCACTCGGCGACCCACCTCCTGCACCTCGCGCTGCAGGAGACCCTGGGCGACCACGCCAAGCAGAAGGGCTCGCTGGTCGCGCCCGATCTCCTGCGCTTCGACTACGCGCACTTCGAGCCGCTCTCCGAGGAGGAGACCGAGGCGATCGAGCGCCGGGTCAACCGGCTGGTGGCCCTCAACGCGCCCTCGGTGACCGAGGTCCTCGGCTTCGAGGAGGCGCGGGGGAAGGGCGCCATGGCCATCTTCGGGGAGAAGTACGGCGACAGCGTGCGCACCGTCCGCATCGGCGAGGAGTCCCTGGAGCTCTGCGGGGGAACCCACGTCGAGCGGGCTGGCGACATCGGCTTCTTCAAGATCGTCTCCGACGCCTCCATCGCCTCGGGGATCCGCCGCATCGTGGCGGTCACCGGCGAGGCCGCGGTGGAGCGTGTGCTGGAGGAGGAGCGCACCCTGCGCCGGGCCGGCGAGGCCCTGAAGGCAGCGCCCCGCGAGCTCGCCGCGCGCGCCGAGGCCGCGGTGGCCCGCGTGAAGGAGCTCGAGCGGGAGGTCCACCGCCTGGAGCAGAAGCTGGCGACGGCCTCCTCGAGCGATCTCCTCGACAACCTGCGCGAGGTGCACGGCGTGAAGGTCCTCGCGACCAAGGTCGAGGTGAAGGAGGCCAAGGGCCTGCGCGAGCTGGCCGACAAGCTGCGCGATCGCCTCGGCAGCGGGGTCGTGGCCCTCGGCGCCGAGAACGATGGCAAGGCCACCCTCCTGGTGGCGGTGACCAAGGATCTGACGGGACGGCTGAGGGCCGGAGACCTGGTGCGGGAGATCGCGCCGCTGGTCGACGGCAGGGGCGGCGGCAAGCCGGACCTCGCTCAGGCCGGGGGCACCCGTCCGGAGGCGATCGAGCAGGCGCTGGCCCGCGTCTACGACCTGATCCCGGAAGCCTGA